GATATTCCCAGGGCACGGTATCGGTGGCGCCTAACGCTGTTTTATCCAACTCTTTTCGCGGCGGATAGCCGGTAATGCCACAAAGTAACATTTTTTCGATGCGCGCCGCATCCGCCGTCCGGAACATCGAGCCAACATTATACAAGCTGCGAATGTTATCGAGCAATGCATAAACGGGCACACGCTCCGCTGTTTGCAGTGAATCCGGTGTTAACCGCTGTTCGCTGATTTCCTCGAGCGTCAGTTTTTTCATCGTTTCACCAGTTTCGCGACGCTTTCGATGTGATACGTGTGCGGAAACATGTCCACTGGTTGAACATCCGTAATTTCATAAAGATCAATCAGTTGCGCAAGATCCCGCGCCATCGTTGCCGGATTGCAGGATACATAAACAATCCGTTTTGGGGCGATATTCCTGATGGTTGCCAGAACATCTTTGTGCATGCCGGCGCGCGGCGGATCGCAAATCAGCACATCCGGCGGCTCAACTGCAAATTTTTCCAACTGGAAGCGGAGATCCCCGGCGACAAATTCGCAATTTGTCACGTTGTTCAATCCGGCGTTCCGGTATGCATCTTTTATCGCATTTTCAACGATTTCAAATCCGATCACTTTTTTTGCATTTTTCGCGACAAAAATGGAAATGCTGCCGGTGCCGCAATACAAATCCCACACAATATCGTTATTTATTTCGGCATATTTCTTTGTGATTTCATACAGATTTTCAGCCTGCACCGTATTCGTCTGAAAAAACGAATCGGGGGAAATTTCAAACTCAAAATCACCGAGTTTCTCTTTCAAAATCGGTGATCCGAATAAAATATGCCGTTCGCTGCCCGACGCAACTTGCGCGGGTGTGTTGTTTACCGTATTTACAACGCCGCTGACCTGCGGAATTTCCGCAACCAGTTTTTCCGAATATAATCTCAGCGCATCCGTCAGCGGTGAAAAACTGACCACATTAACCAGCAGTTGGTTGTGGGTGAACGATTGGCGAATCACCAGATGGCGCAACTGCCCTTCCCGGGAAAATAAATTGTAAACCGGGATCGCGCTGTTCTTGAAAAAGGCTTTCGAAAACGACAGTATTTTGTTGGCGAGATCACTTTGCAGCCAGCATTTTTCGATATCCAGAATCCGGTCGAAAAAGCGGGGCACATGCAATCCCAGCGCAAAATCTTTTTTGATTTCCGGGTCTTGCAACTCTTCCGGCGTGAGCCAGCGGTTATCGGAAAACGAGAATTCCATTTTGTTGCGATATCCGAAAATGTTCGGCGCCGGCAATGTCGCGTGAATCCGTTCCGGCTCAACTTGTCCGATGTGTTTCAGCGATTCCGAAACGTGTTGCTGTTTAAATTGCAGTTGTTGCTGATATTCCAGATTTTGCCATTTACATCCGCCGCAATGCCCGAAGTGCGAGCACGGCGCATCCTGCCGAAGCGGGGAAGGCGTTTGCATGGTTACCGGATATGCTTCAGCATAATTTTTCCGGGCTTTCCGGACCCGGGCAGTTACCACATCACCGGGCAAAGTATTTTCTACAAATACAACAAAATCATCAAGATATGCAATACCCTGACCGCCAAATGCTACCTTTTCAATTGAAAGTTCAACTTCCTGGCGTTTTTTTAATTTTTGTGCCATTCCCTGTTATTTCGTATTTAATATCATTTTAGTTGCTGTAAATTACACCTACACAATAGTTATCGTTGTGATGGGCGAGTAAATTTCCAAAAAAATGAATTTTGTTGAAAATTTTGGGTTGCGCATAACATCCGTTATACACTGACAAATTCAAATATCAGCTCGATACACAAGTTATGAAAATAACCTGTAAAAAAAACTTAACCAAATTAAAACGTAAAAAAAGGCATAAACATTAGAAATATGTGGTATTTAATGCATATTTTGTAACTTTTCGATTCAAATAGAATCTTTTAAATACATCAGTCAGAATTGAGCGAATTGGGCGATATTTAATTTTGCTTGACAACTGAACGCTCAAAAGCCTAAGTTTGATAATTGATGATTTGAACAGAAACCCCCAAAAATTAAAAAGGAGACGTACCATGGCTCATCAATTGCCCTCATTACCATATGACCACAATGCTTTGGAACCCCATATCGACGAAAAAACCATGCAAATTCACCACGGTAAACACCATGCTGGTTATGTAAATAACCTGAATGCGGCATTGGAAGGACACACCAACTTGCAGCAAATGAGCATCGAAGAATTGCTCAAAAATTTGAAAAACGTGCCGGACAGCATCCGCAATGCCGTGCGAAACAACGGCGGCGGTCATTATAATCACTCTATTTTTTGGCCGTGCATGTCGCCAAACGGCGGTGGAAAACCGTCCGGTGCTTTGGCTGCGGCTATCGATAAAGCATTCGGCAGTTTCGACAATTTCAAAGATCAATTTGCGAAAGCCGGTGCAACGCGTTTCGGTTCCGGTTGGGCCTGGTTGGTGAAAAACAGCGACGGCTCGCTGGCAGTTACGTCTACTGCAAATCAGGACAACCCGATTTCCGACGGACAGTATCCGTTATTGGGACTGGATGTTTGGGAACATGCTTATTATCTGAATTATCAAAATCGTCGTCCGGACTACATCAGCGCATTCTGGAATGTGGTAAATTGGGATGAAGTAGCCAAACGTTTCAACGGCTAAATCACATAGAATTAATATGTTGTAGCATACAATGCTCGGCAGGATTTGCCGGGCATTTTTTTATTCTGACATTTCGGAAATCGCATAAAGCGCTTCGCTGGTTCGCAAAAAAAGTATATTGTTTCCAAAAACCGGCGATGCAGAGAGTCGCTCGTCCATTTTATTTTGGGCTAATAATTGATATTCCCGTCCAGCTTTTATCACACTAACCGTGCCATCGTACGCGCTCAAATAGATGC
The window above is part of the Calditrichia bacterium genome. Proteins encoded here:
- a CDS encoding superoxide dismutase — protein: MAHQLPSLPYDHNALEPHIDEKTMQIHHGKHHAGYVNNLNAALEGHTNLQQMSIEELLKNLKNVPDSIRNAVRNNGGGHYNHSIFWPCMSPNGGGKPSGALAAAIDKAFGSFDNFKDQFAKAGATRFGSGWAWLVKNSDGSLAVTSTANQDNPISDGQYPLLGLDVWEHAYYLNYQNRRPDYISAFWNVVNWDEVAKRFNG
- the rlmD gene encoding 23S rRNA (uracil(1939)-C(5))-methyltransferase RlmD, which translates into the protein MAQKLKKRQEVELSIEKVAFGGQGIAYLDDFVVFVENTLPGDVVTARVRKARKNYAEAYPVTMQTPSPLRQDAPCSHFGHCGGCKWQNLEYQQQLQFKQQHVSESLKHIGQVEPERIHATLPAPNIFGYRNKMEFSFSDNRWLTPEELQDPEIKKDFALGLHVPRFFDRILDIEKCWLQSDLANKILSFSKAFFKNSAIPVYNLFSREGQLRHLVIRQSFTHNQLLVNVVSFSPLTDALRLYSEKLVAEIPQVSGVVNTVNNTPAQVASGSERHILFGSPILKEKLGDFEFEISPDSFFQTNTVQAENLYEITKKYAEINNDIVWDLYCGTGSISIFVAKNAKKVIGFEIVENAIKDAYRNAGLNNVTNCEFVAGDLRFQLEKFAVEPPDVLICDPPRAGMHKDVLATIRNIAPKRIVYVSCNPATMARDLAQLIDLYEITDVQPVDMFPHTYHIESVAKLVKR